The following coding sequences lie in one Aspergillus puulaauensis MK2 DNA, chromosome 3, nearly complete sequence genomic window:
- a CDS encoding uncharacterized protein (COG:T;~EggNog:ENOG410PI12;~InterPro:IPR011992,IPR002048,IPR018247;~PFAM:PF13499,PF13405,PF13202,PF13833;~go_function: GO:0005509 - calcium ion binding [Evidence IEA]), with amino-acid sequence MAYNKAYNPDALPAHVEPEQKYQQRPPQQQPSHGGVPPRVPAPSSAPSSHQYPAPHRPPTGPPRSALDRPLPNVPQGQSQQRPGGLLHPSPPPQNYGFGPPPSQPVRNRPPPASRPPATPQPLAVPNDDPQQLFPLFRAANSSHSGALTEQELGSALVNGDYTSFHPKTVKMMIGMFDRNRSNSISFDEFVSLWRYLAAWRELFDKFDEDRSGRISLREFEKALVAFGYRLSPPFVTVLFATFEKKGRVASGPPTAPPPSGMSFDLFVQACISLRRMTDVFKRYDDDRDGYITLSFEEFLTEILQLQD; translated from the exons ATGGCGTACAATAAAGCTTACAATCCAGATGCGCTCCCAGC GCACGTGGAGCCTGAACAG AAATATCAACAAAGACCTCCACAACAACAGCCTTCGCATGGCGGAGTCCCACCTCGCGTGCCAGCACCGTCTAGCGCTCCAAGttctcatcaatatcctgcACCCCATCGGCCCCCTACAGGTCCCCCGCGCTCAGCCTTAGACCGACCTCTACCTAACGTGCCTCAAGGCCAAAGCCAACAACGGCCTGGCGGCCTCCTAcacccttctcctccgccccagAACTACGGTTTCGGACCTCCTCCGTCGCAGCCTGTGCGCAATCGCCCCCCGCCTGCATCACGTCCTCCTGCAACCCCGCAGCCATTAGCTGTTCCCAATGACGACCCGCAGCAGCTGTTCCCGCTATTTCGGGCTGCCAACTCGTCCCATTCAGGCGCGCTTACCGAGCAGGAGCTGGGCTCTGCCCTGGTAAACGGTGACTACACTTCGTTCCACCCTAAGACcgtgaagatgatgatcgGCATGTTCGACCGGAACAGGAGCAACTCGATCTCGTTCGACGAGTTCGTGTCGTTATGGCGGTACCTGGCAGCGTGGCGAGAATTGTTTGACAAGTTTGATGAGGATCGTAGTGGGCGCATCAGTCTCCGGGAGTTCGAGAAGGCATTGGTAGCGTTCGGGTATCGTCTCAGCCCGCCATTCGTGACAGTGCTCTTTGCTACATTCGAAAAGAAGGGGCGGGTGGCTAGTGGGCCTCCGAcagctcctccgccgtcGGGGATGAGCTTCGATTTGTTTGTTCAAGCATGCATAAGTCTTCGGCGTATGACGGACGTGTTTAAGCGGTATGACGACGATCGTGATGGATATATCACGCTGAGCTTCGAAGAGTTCCTAACGG AGATCCTCCAATTACAAGATTAA
- a CDS encoding putative short-chain dehydrogenase/reductase family protein (COG:Q;~EggNog:ENOG410PVJM;~InterPro:IPR036291,IPR002347;~PFAM:PF00106,PF13561;~go_process: GO:0055114 - oxidation-reduction process [Evidence IEA]), with protein MAGLIRLLRTQFNPPTEPTISFAGKTVVLTGATSGLGFEAAIKLLNLGVESLIIGSRSLQRGEATKTELEKRTDRRGVVQVWELEMNSFRSVKDFAARINALKQLDVALLNAGLWNREFTTSPEGWEETLQVNTLSTSLLALLLLPKLRSCSSDSNPTHLSVVSSQQFVRAQAKSLQTDGPLLEHLNDAQNFNGPKQYGVSKLLLEYVLKTVAGRLRNENGTVPVIINTVSPGLCASSLGRQYTRFYHRLVVWIMYSLFARTAEQGSRSLVSATYQGLESHGRCWRSDGYLDESTALTTGLEGKQFQAKAWKEIMDVLKQQTGGFDEVLKGSDR; from the exons ATGGCGGGCTTAATCCGACTCCTCAGAACGCAATTCAACCCCCCGACAGAGCCAACCATCTCATTCGCGGGAAAAACGGTAGTCTTGACCGGTGCGACTTCCGGGCTGGGATTTGAGGCAGCTATCAAGCTTCTCAATCTTGGCGTGGAATCATTGATCATCGGCAGCCGAAGCCTGCAGCGCGGTGAGGCAACCAAGACGGAGCTTGAGAAGCGAACAGACAGACGCGGAGTAGTACAGGTATGGGAGCTGGAAATGAACAGTTTCAGAAGTGTGAAGGATTTTGCAGCCCGCATCAATGCGTTGAAGCAGTTGGATGTTGCTCTTCTGAACGCTGGACTTTGGAATCGGGAGTTCACAACATCACCAGAAGGGTGGGAGGAGACATTGCAGGTTAACACGCTATCTACCTCTCTGTTGGCGCTTTTGCTACTTCCAAAGCTGAGGAGCTGTTCTTCTGATTCAAACCCGACACATTTGAGTGTTGTCTCGAGCCAGCAGTTTGTGCGGGCCCAAGCGAAGAGCCTCCAGACGGACGGCCCGTTACTGGAACATCTGAACGACGCTCAGAACTTCAATGGCCCGAAGCAATATGGCGTATCGAAGCTTCTTTTGGAGTATGTTCTTAAGACGGTAGCTGGGCGTTTGCGCAACGAAAACGGGACAGTCCCGGTCATTATCAACACAGTAAGCCCTGGCTTGTGCGCGTCATCGCTTGGGCGCCAATATACCAGATTCTACCACCGATTGGTAGTATGGATAATGTATAGCCTCTTTGCTCGCACAGCAGAACAAGGGAGTCGGTCACTGGTTAGCGCGACATACCAAGGGTTGGAATCGCATGGGAGGTGTTGGCGAAGTGACGGATATTTGGA TGAATCAACCGCGCTAACTACAGGTCTGGAAGGAAAGCAATTCCAGGCCAAAGCGTGGAAGGAGATAATGGATGTCCTCAAGCAGCAGACGGGCGGTTTTGATGAAGTATTAAAAGGATCTGATCGGTAG
- a CDS encoding gamma-glutamylcyclotransferase (COG:P;~EggNog:ENOG410PN6U;~InterPro:IPR013024,IPR006840;~go_function: GO:0003839 - gamma-glutamylcyclotransferase activity [Evidence IEA];~go_process: GO:0006751 - glutathione catabolic process [Evidence IEA]) yields MSSITKETQEPTDGRTWRQYFPKGDLWVFGYGSLIWKPPPHYDQRVPGYIDGYVRRFWQVSIHRREGGQAQSNQGAPFSTDHRGTPEQPGRVVTVIERGFWETLDDPLAHLDAETTRVWGAAYHIPASHAEEVHDYLDVREIDGYSAHYTPFHPVATTAPTNTDQPDSTSPIICMVYIGQPTNPQFLRDQARREPQDVAEVISRGHGQSGKNTEYLYLLEKALEGVGLGTADGHVTDLVKRVREIEGGGEARREEEKAERDVREALAEGAEGRKDVDLSE; encoded by the exons ATGAGTTCCATAACCAAAGAGACCCAAGAGCCAACAGATGGCCGAACGTGGCGCCAGTACTTCCCCAAAGGTGATCTGTGGGTGTTTGGTTATGG GAGTTTGATATGGAAGCCTCCACCTCACTATG ACCAGCGGGTCCCAGGGTATATTGATGGGTATGTGCGCCGGTTTTGGCAG GTAAGCATCCATAGAAGAGAAGGTGGTCAAGCTCAATCTAATCAAGGTGCACCTTTCAGTACCGACCACAGAGGAACCCCCGAGCAACCAGGCCGCGTAGTAACAGTGATAGAGCGCGGCTTCTGGGAGACATTGGATGATCCA CTAGCCCACCTCGACGCCGAAACAACCCGCGTCTGGGGTGCCGCATACCACATTCCCGCCTCCCACGCCGAGGAAGTCCACGACTATCTCGACGTGCGGGAAATAGATGGGTACAGCGCGCACTACACGCCCTTTCACCCGGTGGCAACCACGGCGCCTACTAACACAGACCAACCCGACTCAACGTCGCCAATAATATGCATGGTGTACATAGGACAACCCACGAACCCGCAATTCCTGCGAGACCAGGCGCGCCGTGAGCCTCAGGATGTCGCGGAGGTTATTAGCCGCGGCCATGGACAGAGCGGGAAGAACACGGAGTACTTGTATTtgctggagaaggcgctTGAgggggttgggttggggaCTGCGGATGGGCATGTTACGGATTTGGTGAAGAGGGTTAGGGAGATTGAGGGAGGTGGTGAGgcaagaagagaggaggag